A stretch of Paenibacillus peoriae DNA encodes these proteins:
- the hmpA gene encoding NO-inducible flavohemoprotein produces the protein MLSEQTIATIKSTVPVLEVHGTTITKRFYQMMFEAHPELLNIFNHANQKQGRQQGALANAVYAAAQHIDRLEEIIPVVRQIAHKHRSLGIKPEHYPIVGKYLLAAIKDVLGDAATDEIIAAWAEAYGVIANVFIDMEAEMYKEAGQQQGGWSDFKSFVVQKKVKESDQITSFYLVPQDGQVLPEFEPGQYISLKMEIPGEHNTHIRQYSLSDAPGQSHYRISVKHEDAVESRPAGKVSVYLHEQVQEGDVLQVSAPAGDFTLDRADRRPVVLISGGVGLTPMVSMLASLVKSAPHRPVTFVHAAVNGDNHALRNEVEKLVATHAQAAVRWCYSRPTEQDRLAQAFHKEGRLDLAWLQSVIPERNAQYYFCGPEGFMQSVYGLLKEWNIPASDIHYEFFGPASAWEAEAQ, from the coding sequence ATGCTAAGTGAGCAAACCATTGCAACGATCAAATCGACTGTACCTGTTTTGGAGGTACATGGAACTACAATCACCAAGCGTTTTTACCAGATGATGTTTGAGGCCCATCCCGAGCTTCTCAATATATTCAATCACGCGAATCAGAAGCAAGGACGTCAACAAGGGGCGCTGGCCAATGCTGTATACGCAGCTGCACAGCACATTGACCGTCTGGAGGAAATTATTCCGGTGGTACGTCAGATTGCACATAAGCATCGCAGTTTGGGAATTAAGCCCGAGCATTATCCAATTGTCGGAAAATATCTGCTCGCTGCGATCAAAGACGTACTGGGAGATGCGGCTACAGACGAGATCATTGCCGCATGGGCTGAGGCCTATGGTGTGATCGCTAATGTATTTATAGACATGGAAGCTGAAATGTACAAGGAGGCTGGACAGCAGCAGGGAGGCTGGTCAGACTTTAAGAGCTTTGTTGTGCAGAAAAAGGTTAAGGAAAGCGACCAAATTACGTCCTTTTATTTGGTGCCGCAGGATGGACAGGTGCTGCCTGAATTCGAGCCTGGGCAATATATCAGCTTAAAAATGGAAATTCCGGGCGAACATAATACCCATATTCGTCAATACAGCCTTTCGGATGCACCGGGCCAATCCCACTACCGGATATCTGTAAAGCACGAGGATGCCGTAGAGTCACGTCCGGCAGGTAAAGTATCCGTATATCTGCATGAGCAGGTACAAGAGGGCGATGTGCTTCAGGTATCTGCACCGGCGGGTGATTTTACGCTGGATCGGGCAGATCGCAGACCTGTCGTGCTGATCAGCGGCGGGGTCGGGCTAACCCCAATGGTCAGTATGCTGGCTTCCTTGGTGAAATCTGCTCCGCATCGGCCTGTCACCTTTGTCCACGCAGCAGTCAACGGAGATAACCATGCTCTGCGCAATGAGGTGGAAAAGCTGGTCGCCACACATGCACAGGCTGCAGTTCGTTGGTGTTACAGCAGACCAACGGAGCAAGATCGGCTGGCACAGGCTTTTCACAAGGAAGGTCGTTTGGATCTGGCCTGGTTGCAATCCGTGATACCGGAACGTAACGCACAATATTACTTTTGCGGCCCTGAGGGATTCATGCAATCGGTATACGGCCTGTTGAAGGAGTGGAATATCCCTGCTTCGGATATCCACTATGAATTCTTTGGCCCTGCCAGCGCTTGGGAAGCAGAAGCACAATGA
- a CDS encoding polysaccharide deacetylase family protein encodes MEKGYSHSRTSEHRLKRNRRRLILIAIILFVAGCITFIAIKVSDSKPHAPTQELAKKTDSGSSNVKSSAGAKGKAASPKNDPDVEDGAFVEKYLNQQMLGQMPDGADGKKVAYLSFDDGPSVTVTPQILDILKKQKVKATFFIVGKEANENEHTRNLIKRIVKEGHAIGNHTYSHNYKYLYPNRRVNTDHVMQEIEKNNQVLKSILGPEFSTRMIRFPGGHMTWNRRDPQGMAALDKVLIQKDYHQVDWNVLTKDAEGRSKKAPALINQFIRSVKGREKAIILMHDTYGKEETAKALPQIIEYLKKQGYEFKVMK; translated from the coding sequence ATGGAAAAGGGCTATTCACATAGTAGAACAAGTGAGCACCGCTTGAAGAGGAACAGAAGAAGGCTGATACTGATTGCTATTATATTATTTGTGGCAGGCTGCATTACTTTCATTGCGATAAAGGTTTCGGATAGTAAGCCACACGCGCCGACCCAGGAGCTTGCTAAAAAAACGGATTCCGGATCATCAAACGTTAAATCCAGCGCAGGGGCAAAGGGTAAAGCGGCCTCTCCAAAAAACGATCCCGATGTAGAAGACGGTGCCTTTGTTGAAAAATATTTAAATCAGCAAATGCTAGGACAAATGCCCGATGGTGCTGATGGTAAAAAAGTGGCCTACTTATCCTTTGATGACGGACCATCCGTGACGGTCACACCTCAGATATTAGATATTCTGAAAAAGCAGAAGGTCAAGGCAACTTTTTTTATTGTAGGTAAAGAAGCCAATGAAAATGAGCATACCAGGAACCTTATCAAAAGAATTGTCAAAGAGGGTCACGCGATAGGAAACCATACGTACTCACATAATTATAAATATTTATATCCGAACAGACGAGTAAATACGGATCATGTTATGCAGGAGATCGAGAAGAACAATCAGGTTCTAAAAAGTATTCTGGGGCCAGAATTCTCCACCAGAATGATCCGCTTCCCTGGGGGGCACATGACATGGAACAGAAGAGATCCACAGGGAATGGCTGCTCTGGATAAGGTTTTAATTCAAAAGGATTACCATCAGGTGGACTGGAATGTATTAACGAAGGATGCAGAGGGAAGATCCAAGAAAGCACCGGCACTAATCAACCAGTTTATAAGGTCAGTCAAAGGTCGAGAAAAAGCAATTATACTCATGCATGACACCTATGGTAAAGAAGAAACAGCCAAAGCATTGCCGCAAATCATAGAATATCTGAAGAAACAGGGATATGAATTTAAAGTTATGAAGTAA
- a CDS encoding sodium-dependent transporter, which translates to MNLSKGQNSLSDKNERFSSAGFILAAIGSAAGLGNIWKFPYITGQYGGAAFFLLFIVCLLLVGLPVLLAELALGRAGRGSAASAMVKVGGHPIWGKMSIMFVIVPFVILSFYAIVGGWTLHYAVEAFSGNLFSNNDFAGQFASFSSGYAPLVWLLVVFAFTAVVVTLGVSNGIEKFNKILIPAKVILLLVLMINALMLPGSGAGVSFFLNPDFSKLSIESALVALGHAFFSLSLGMGIMITYGAYVDRRQSLGGAMLAVGGGDLIYAFIAGMIIFPTTFSFGINPAQGPSLVFIALPAAFSAMPFGAFFGGLFFVLLAVAALGSMVSLLEVPVAYVMERMRWSRVRSVIVVSVLCLMLGVPSALSMGLVPELKVGDKSFFDFVDFTASNIFLPLGGLLIVIFTGYYWKTAAEHANIKPFWFNVWLFGLRYVAPILMLLVFLHTSGIIKF; encoded by the coding sequence ATGAATTTGAGCAAGGGGCAGAATAGCCTGTCTGATAAAAATGAACGCTTCTCGTCAGCTGGATTTATATTGGCGGCGATCGGAAGTGCGGCAGGACTAGGTAATATTTGGAAATTTCCGTATATTACAGGACAATATGGCGGAGCTGCATTTTTCTTATTGTTTATTGTCTGCCTGTTGCTTGTTGGTTTGCCTGTACTTTTAGCAGAGCTTGCGCTTGGTCGTGCAGGTCGAGGAAGTGCTGCTTCTGCAATGGTAAAAGTAGGCGGTCATCCGATTTGGGGCAAGATGAGCATCATGTTTGTTATCGTGCCGTTTGTTATCTTGTCGTTCTATGCCATTGTAGGAGGCTGGACACTGCATTATGCCGTAGAGGCATTTAGCGGAAATCTGTTTTCAAATAATGATTTTGCTGGACAATTCGCTTCTTTTTCCTCCGGCTATGCGCCGTTGGTTTGGCTGTTAGTTGTTTTTGCATTTACAGCAGTCGTGGTTACGCTTGGGGTATCGAACGGGATTGAAAAGTTTAATAAAATTTTGATTCCTGCCAAGGTCATCCTGCTGCTCGTGTTGATGATTAACGCTCTTATGCTGCCAGGTTCTGGTGCGGGCGTATCCTTCTTTCTGAATCCTGACTTCTCTAAGCTAAGTATAGAGTCTGCATTGGTTGCTTTGGGACATGCCTTCTTCTCACTCTCACTGGGGATGGGGATTATGATCACGTACGGTGCATATGTGGATCGCCGTCAATCCCTGGGGGGAGCCATGCTGGCAGTTGGTGGTGGAGATTTAATCTATGCGTTTATCGCAGGTATGATTATTTTCCCTACAACCTTCTCCTTCGGAATTAATCCAGCTCAAGGACCATCGCTGGTTTTCATTGCTTTACCGGCTGCATTCTCGGCAATGCCTTTTGGTGCATTCTTCGGCGGTTTGTTCTTCGTACTGCTGGCGGTTGCTGCGTTAGGTTCTATGGTATCCTTGCTGGAAGTTCCAGTAGCCTATGTCATGGAGCGTATGCGTTGGAGCCGGGTTCGCTCCGTTATCGTCGTATCGGTCCTGTGCTTGATGCTGGGCGTCCCTTCTGCATTGTCCATGGGGCTGGTGCCAGAGTTAAAAGTGGGGGATAAATCATTCTTTGATTTCGTAGATTTCACTGCGTCCAACATCTTCTTACCGTTAGGCGGTTTGTTGATTGTTATATTCACAGGTTACTACTGGAAGACTGCGGCTGAGCATGCGAACATCAAACCCTTCTGGTTCAATGTTTGGTTATTCGGTCTTCGGTATGTTGCACCGATCCTGATGTTGTTGGTCTTCCTTCATACCTCAGGTATCATCAAATTTTAA
- a CDS encoding acyltransferase family protein produces MKRLQGIAQTMCRRGKGQKSIETDRELEFARRTAAEMKSNRLSSQRRYMPGLDGLRALAVIAVIVYHLNPDWLPGGLLGVGVFFTLSGYLITDILVSQWDTYHSFKMKDFWLRRARRLLPAMLTVVAVIVLCSLLFDPSRLTALRGDVPAALVYMSNWWFIFHQVSYFESFGPPSPLGHLWSLAVEEQFYILWPLLLALGLKFMPKRIVLAGWVTCLALISALLMAVIYVPGSDPSRVYYGTDTRGFALLIGAALALVWPSGKLKEQASAKARMLLDSIGAISLLLLCHWAWASNEYDPSLYRGGLLGIALVTAIVVAALAHPVSHLGRLLGIKPLRWIGARSYGLYLWHFPVITLTTPQVDTDGVHVTRIILQLLATVLLASLSFKYIEEPIRHGGFRHWITEIRSAVRRQARWRWMPTTTAAVLFAGILMGTVHLYVASSDATIQAASSDEKPVAKAKAMPPLHGTVSVASKETQATKLQGSGDSKAQTPAPSQAQTPKNTAVQVGTTDDVTKPSEPSDKPKEDTPMTGDGSSVTAIGDSVMLDVQSYLQESFPGAVVDGRIGRQMAEAPAVLEQLRQNGQLGKTVIIELGTNGAFTKDQLANLLASLKDTKRIILVNTRVPRPWESIVNKHLAEAASQDPRITMIDWYAASSGKNSYFEHDGVHLKPKGAKAYASLLAQVLTKQS; encoded by the coding sequence ATGAAAAGGCTACAAGGCATCGCACAGACGATGTGCAGGAGAGGGAAAGGGCAGAAGAGCATTGAAACAGACAGGGAGCTTGAATTTGCAAGAAGGACGGCGGCTGAAATGAAGTCTAATCGGTTGTCGTCACAACGTCGTTATATGCCAGGTTTGGATGGTTTAAGAGCGCTGGCGGTCATCGCAGTCATTGTGTATCATCTGAATCCGGATTGGTTGCCGGGTGGTTTGTTGGGTGTAGGCGTGTTTTTTACGTTGTCGGGGTATCTGATTACAGATATTTTGGTTAGTCAGTGGGATACATATCATAGTTTTAAAATGAAAGATTTCTGGCTGCGTCGTGCCAGAAGGTTGCTGCCTGCCATGTTGACGGTTGTGGCTGTCATCGTCCTGTGCTCGTTGCTCTTCGATCCGTCACGGCTAACGGCCTTGCGCGGAGATGTTCCTGCAGCATTGGTGTATATGAGCAATTGGTGGTTTATTTTCCATCAGGTTTCGTATTTTGAAAGTTTCGGCCCCCCTTCTCCGCTTGGGCATCTGTGGTCACTGGCGGTGGAGGAGCAGTTTTATATCCTGTGGCCTTTACTGCTGGCGCTCGGGCTAAAATTCATGCCCAAGCGTATTGTGCTCGCAGGCTGGGTGACTTGTCTGGCGTTAATATCTGCGCTCCTGATGGCCGTGATTTACGTACCGGGAAGCGACCCGAGCCGGGTGTATTACGGCACGGATACGCGTGGATTTGCTTTACTAATTGGTGCAGCGCTGGCCTTGGTGTGGCCAAGCGGCAAGCTGAAAGAGCAAGCTTCTGCTAAGGCGCGTATGCTTCTGGACAGCATCGGTGCAATAAGCTTGCTGCTGCTTTGTCACTGGGCGTGGGCCTCGAATGAATACGACCCATCTCTGTACCGGGGCGGCCTGCTGGGCATAGCCTTGGTCACTGCTATTGTGGTCGCAGCGTTGGCTCATCCGGTAAGCCACCTTGGTCGTCTCCTTGGAATCAAGCCGCTACGCTGGATTGGAGCCCGTTCCTACGGTCTGTATCTGTGGCATTTTCCGGTTATTACGCTAACGACGCCTCAAGTAGATACCGATGGCGTACATGTGACGCGTATCATTTTACAATTGCTAGCTACCGTATTGCTGGCGTCTCTCTCGTTTAAATATATCGAGGAGCCGATTCGCCATGGGGGATTCCGTCACTGGATTACAGAAATCCGTTCAGCGGTTCGAAGACAGGCGCGGTGGAGATGGATGCCTACAACTACAGCGGCTGTGCTTTTTGCGGGTATTCTCATGGGTACCGTCCACCTGTACGTGGCTTCTTCTGATGCAACGATTCAGGCGGCATCAAGTGATGAGAAGCCAGTCGCAAAGGCAAAGGCGATGCCGCCGCTTCACGGAACGGTATCCGTGGCTTCCAAGGAGACCCAAGCCACCAAGCTGCAAGGGTCCGGGGACAGCAAGGCGCAGACCCCAGCCCCGTCTCAAGCCCAGACGCCTAAAAACACGGCGGTCCAGGTGGGTACTACGGATGATGTTACGAAACCGTCGGAGCCTTCGGACAAACCCAAAGAAGATACGCCTATGACAGGTGATGGGTCGAGTGTGACCGCCATTGGAGACTCTGTCATGTTAGATGTACAGTCGTACCTTCAGGAATCCTTCCCGGGAGCTGTTGTAGATGGGCGGATCGGTCGTCAGATGGCCGAAGCGCCTGCCGTACTGGAGCAGCTAAGACAGAACGGACAGCTGGGTAAGACAGTTATCATTGAGCTGGGCACGAACGGCGCTTTCACCAAGGATCAGTTGGCGAATTTGCTCGCCAGTCTGAAGGATACGAAGCGTATTATACTCGTGAATACCCGTGTGCCTCGGCCATGGGAGAGTATTGTGAACAAGCATCTTGCCGAAGCTGCATCCCAAGACCCACGAATTACAATGATTGACTGGTATGCAGCAAGCTCTGGTAAAAATTCATATTTCGAGCATGACGGAGTACATTTAAAACCTAAAGGTGCTAAAGCTTATGCGTCCTTGTTAGCTCAGGTCCTAACGAAACAATCGTAA
- the serS gene encoding serine--tRNA ligase, translating into MLDIKWIREHQEQVQTAADGKGIQVSVAELLTLDERRKQLLQEVEQLRQKRNQCSQDIGALIHAGKSEQAEGAKHQVKEINGQLDLLEAPQQEVEEQFQQLLLLMPNIVSPDTPRGRSDEDNVELERVGTVPNFGFEPKDHMALGELHKLIDVPRGVKTAGTRNYYLTGAGVALHRAVQQLAVDLLTERGFQLLDVPLMVRAEAMRSTGFFPLGLDQTYRITGEDQWLVGTSEVPLVSYYSGEIVDVTDPIRLAAVSVCFRNEVGSAGRDVHGLYRVHQFAKVEQVIICEASLDASEQMFQEITRNAEDLLQLLELPYRKMAVCTGDMAQKTYKQVDIETWMPSRQAYGETHSSSQLLDFQARRSNIRYRNADGKLRYCYTLNNTAVASPRILIPLLEHHQQEDGSIRIPEALRPYMPRGMEFLRTPLL; encoded by the coding sequence ATGTTGGATATCAAATGGATCAGAGAGCATCAAGAACAGGTTCAGACGGCAGCAGACGGCAAAGGAATACAAGTATCGGTCGCAGAGCTGTTGACTCTGGATGAGCGGAGAAAACAGCTGCTTCAGGAAGTGGAACAGCTTCGGCAGAAGCGAAATCAGTGTAGTCAGGATATTGGTGCGCTAATCCATGCTGGTAAGAGTGAGCAGGCCGAAGGAGCAAAGCATCAGGTCAAAGAAATTAACGGACAGCTAGATCTTCTGGAGGCCCCGCAACAGGAAGTAGAAGAACAGTTTCAACAGCTTTTGCTTCTGATGCCTAATATCGTATCGCCAGATACACCACGGGGGAGATCAGATGAGGATAATGTAGAGCTGGAGAGGGTTGGAACGGTTCCGAACTTCGGATTTGAGCCAAAGGATCATATGGCGCTTGGTGAGCTTCACAAGCTTATCGATGTCCCTCGGGGTGTCAAAACAGCCGGTACCCGTAACTACTATCTGACGGGAGCAGGGGTTGCATTGCATCGGGCTGTGCAGCAGCTTGCGGTGGATCTGCTGACTGAACGCGGATTTCAGTTGCTGGATGTTCCGCTGATGGTACGTGCAGAGGCGATGCGCAGCACTGGTTTCTTCCCGCTCGGACTGGATCAGACGTATCGCATCACAGGAGAGGATCAGTGGCTTGTAGGCACTTCGGAAGTGCCGCTGGTCTCGTATTACAGCGGTGAGATCGTGGATGTTACGGACCCGATTCGGCTGGCAGCCGTGTCCGTATGCTTCCGCAATGAGGTCGGCTCGGCCGGAAGAGATGTGCACGGACTGTATCGTGTGCACCAGTTTGCCAAGGTCGAGCAGGTCATCATCTGTGAAGCCAGCCTGGACGCTTCAGAGCAGATGTTTCAGGAGATTACGCGCAATGCGGAGGACCTGCTTCAACTGCTGGAACTGCCCTACCGTAAGATGGCTGTCTGTACAGGCGACATGGCGCAAAAAACCTACAAGCAGGTGGACATTGAGACATGGATGCCTAGCCGTCAAGCTTACGGCGAGACACATTCGTCGTCGCAACTGCTTGATTTTCAGGCGCGTCGTTCCAACATCCGCTACCGTAATGCGGACGGCAAGCTGCGATATTGTTACACGCTCAACAACACAGCGGTTGCTTCGCCCCGGATTTTGATTCCGTTGCTGGAGCATCACCAGCAAGAGGACGGTTCGATCCGTATTCCGGAGGCTTTACGTCCATATATGCCGCGAGGTATGGAATTTTTGCGTACTCCCTTGTTATGA
- a CDS encoding DUF2339 domain-containing protein, producing the protein MEDFKDRLHTIRQEQNKLLKEYQTLIADYEASDIILENEVLRKKFEDYQARCIHLEERVRHIEQENGKLRTALTEQMLSEKANMIRISREKLETYFASRTTEGENRLTSFEYGAKNRVDQLIQQTTHELKEDQDEIVARLRLFSEEIRDRIMEQRRRFQEAERKLLHQTASEFQQFGEEEISEETMQKRMKQNQFEMKLGLNWINKLGILLIILGVGAAFKYSYSNWFTGNMKGVAFFLLGALMLGGGEWLYRKQKQTFALGILGGGISVLYGSIFYSYFLLEIIGMYTGIGLSVLVTVTAVLLSLRYESRTICSFGLVGGYLPLFSYMAANGLEGNAVYIAMGYLFLLNLLILLVSFRKRWVVVQYISFLLNTPLMIVLAWLSESAVASMLYAVITFAMYLGMTLWVPFRLKTKLSWLDFSLLALNTVVSCSVLYSLFGDAGLDDYKGLLALVFCLVYGGLGQWVRRYIPEEKQTKILFYATSLTFAILMIPFQFGVRWLSMGWLIEAVLLTLYGHRYRLKELERAGWGILLLCLGAFFFVDFPIYLLSGFETDYFGLKYTLITLGMLVVTVFYAIEFSRPNAFKNNRLYEMHIMQGFKYVALVNVYFYLLYEAGHWYNIVVSDEFAHYTLYKVLLYTCVSLVLAYFLPKVKLLYDRVIKYYSLALYVIGYALALVATVAIPTLHENYAQNTAADYVALVVLAAFNVLVFFSSRDFLNALMTRHYRSNELYPVIMGVYLLGIITAFLGVQFRLGDAGLVFSLVYLLLAILYIVYGFLKRVVYIRRFGLGLTLLSTGKLLLYDLHLLTTGSTIVAYFSFGVVLLAISYIYQKVSNRMGETIIKKDVEENM; encoded by the coding sequence ATGGAGGATTTTAAAGATCGTTTACATACGATCCGCCAAGAACAGAACAAGCTGCTCAAGGAGTATCAAACATTAATCGCAGACTATGAAGCCTCAGATATCATTTTGGAGAATGAGGTTCTGCGAAAAAAGTTCGAGGATTATCAGGCTCGCTGCATTCACTTGGAAGAGCGAGTACGACATATTGAGCAGGAAAATGGAAAATTGCGCACTGCGCTGACGGAGCAAATGCTGAGCGAAAAGGCGAATATGATTCGCATTTCGCGTGAAAAGCTGGAGACCTATTTTGCTTCCAGAACCACAGAAGGGGAAAATCGGCTGACATCCTTTGAATATGGGGCTAAAAACCGAGTGGACCAGCTTATTCAGCAAACTACGCATGAGCTTAAAGAAGATCAGGACGAGATCGTCGCCCGATTACGACTGTTCTCAGAGGAGATACGAGACCGAATCATGGAGCAACGCAGGCGGTTTCAGGAGGCCGAGCGCAAATTGCTTCATCAGACGGCAAGCGAGTTCCAGCAGTTCGGAGAAGAAGAGATCAGCGAAGAAACGATGCAGAAGCGCATGAAGCAAAATCAGTTTGAAATGAAGTTAGGCTTGAACTGGATCAACAAGCTGGGGATTTTGCTCATTATATTGGGTGTAGGAGCCGCATTTAAATACTCATACTCAAACTGGTTTACAGGAAATATGAAGGGCGTTGCCTTCTTTCTGCTAGGAGCGCTGATGCTGGGCGGCGGCGAATGGCTGTACCGCAAGCAGAAGCAGACCTTTGCGCTCGGTATTTTGGGCGGCGGTATTTCTGTACTGTACGGATCGATTTTTTACAGCTACTTTTTGTTAGAAATCATAGGAATGTATACAGGCATAGGCTTGTCCGTACTCGTTACAGTGACCGCTGTGCTACTGTCATTAAGGTATGAATCCCGAACGATATGCTCTTTTGGTTTAGTAGGGGGATATCTTCCGCTCTTTTCCTATATGGCAGCGAACGGGCTGGAAGGGAACGCCGTGTATATCGCCATGGGCTATTTGTTCCTGTTAAACTTGCTGATTCTGCTTGTATCCTTCCGCAAACGGTGGGTCGTCGTGCAATATATCAGCTTTTTGCTTAATACGCCCTTGATGATTGTGCTGGCGTGGTTATCGGAAAGCGCCGTAGCGAGCATGCTGTATGCAGTCATTACATTTGCGATGTACCTCGGGATGACACTGTGGGTGCCGTTCCGTTTAAAAACAAAACTGTCATGGCTGGATTTCTCCCTATTGGCTCTGAATACAGTCGTGAGCTGTTCCGTTCTGTATTCTCTGTTCGGCGATGCAGGCCTGGATGATTATAAAGGCTTGTTGGCTCTCGTCTTTTGCTTGGTGTACGGGGGTCTGGGACAATGGGTCCGTCGATATATTCCAGAGGAGAAACAAACCAAAATATTATTTTATGCGACTTCGTTGACCTTTGCCATCCTTATGATTCCGTTCCAGTTTGGAGTTAGATGGTTATCCATGGGGTGGTTGATCGAAGCGGTTCTTCTTACATTATATGGCCACCGTTACCGGTTGAAGGAATTGGAACGAGCTGGCTGGGGCATTTTATTACTGTGTCTGGGCGCATTCTTTTTCGTCGATTTCCCTATATATCTGTTGTCAGGATTTGAGACGGATTATTTTGGACTCAAATATACGCTCATTACACTGGGAATGTTGGTCGTTACCGTCTTCTATGCGATTGAATTTAGCCGTCCGAATGCTTTCAAAAACAATCGGTTGTACGAAATGCATATCATGCAAGGATTTAAATATGTAGCTTTGGTGAACGTGTATTTCTACCTTTTGTATGAAGCCGGGCATTGGTATAACATCGTTGTATCCGACGAGTTTGCCCATTACACCTTGTACAAAGTATTGTTGTACACCTGCGTATCGCTGGTATTGGCTTATTTCCTGCCTAAAGTGAAGCTGCTGTACGATCGGGTGATTAAATACTACAGCTTGGCGTTGTACGTCATAGGCTATGCGCTGGCACTGGTGGCCACCGTAGCGATTCCAACTTTGCATGAAAATTATGCGCAAAATACGGCTGCTGATTATGTGGCGTTGGTGGTACTTGCAGCCTTTAATGTGCTGGTATTCTTCAGCAGTAGGGATTTCCTGAACGCACTGATGACCCGACATTATAGAAGTAATGAGCTGTATCCGGTCATTATGGGTGTATATTTGCTGGGCATCATAACCGCCTTCCTCGGAGTTCAGTTCCGCCTGGGGGATGCTGGTCTTGTGTTCAGTCTGGTGTATTTACTGCTGGCCATTTTGTATATTGTATACGGCTTCCTCAAGCGAGTGGTCTACATTCGCAGATTTGGATTGGGCTTGACCTTGCTGTCGACAGGTAAGCTGCTGTTGTATGATCTGCATCTATTAACGACAGGAAGTACGATTGTAGCCTACTTCTCTTTTGGTGTTGTACTGTTGGCGATTTCGTATATTTATCAAAAAGTATCTAATCGCATGGGAGAGACCATAATAAAGAAGGATGTTGAAGAAAATATGTAG
- a CDS encoding glycoside hydrolase family 88/105 protein — MANPTSQPTPSPTKTDSWAVRMSDSVLQRSPEFYEKWEYDHGVIYRGLEWVGELTGDPKYMEFIKKHMDHFVDDNGVIQRYKVDEYNIDHVNNGKLLFSLYRATGDERYKKAAYQLRSQLEKHPRTSEGAFWHKQIYPYQIWLDGLYMGAPFYAEFIREFGDPSEFDDVTLQFKLCYKHTRDPETGLLYHAWDEKGEQHWCNPETGCSKNFWGRSMGWFVMALVDVLDYIPEDHADRPVLIDMLTETLEALLKVRDKESGVFYQVLNLGHVKGNYLEASASCMILYAIAKGVRKGYLPEQYRQEAEIIRKGIIDEFITITEEGLVNLNKTVQVSGLGGKDRRDGTFAYYISEPIITNDPKGIGAFIQAMGEAERI, encoded by the coding sequence ATGGCAAATCCAACATCACAACCAACCCCCAGCCCTACAAAAACAGATTCTTGGGCTGTACGTATGAGCGATTCCGTTCTACAACGGAGCCCGGAATTTTATGAAAAATGGGAATATGACCATGGCGTGATTTACAGAGGTCTGGAATGGGTCGGCGAACTGACAGGCGACCCCAAGTACATGGAATTTATAAAAAAACATATGGATCATTTTGTTGACGATAATGGCGTAATTCAGCGCTATAAAGTAGATGAGTACAATATTGACCACGTGAATAACGGCAAGCTGCTCTTCTCGCTGTATCGTGCCACAGGAGATGAACGATACAAAAAGGCAGCCTACCAATTACGCAGTCAGTTGGAAAAACACCCACGCACAAGCGAGGGCGCATTCTGGCATAAGCAAATTTATCCGTATCAAATTTGGCTCGACGGCTTGTACATGGGTGCCCCGTTCTACGCTGAATTTATCCGCGAATTCGGAGATCCGTCAGAGTTTGACGATGTGACCCTACAATTCAAGCTTTGCTACAAGCATACGCGTGATCCTGAAACGGGTCTGCTCTACCATGCTTGGGATGAGAAGGGTGAGCAGCATTGGTGCAACCCGGAAACAGGCTGTTCCAAAAATTTCTGGGGACGCTCGATGGGTTGGTTCGTTATGGCACTCGTTGACGTGCTGGACTATATTCCAGAGGATCATGCAGACCGTCCTGTCCTGATCGATATGCTGACGGAAACACTGGAAGCCCTGCTGAAAGTGCGTGATAAAGAAAGTGGAGTCTTTTATCAAGTGCTCAACCTGGGCCATGTGAAAGGCAACTATCTGGAGGCTTCAGCTTCCTGCATGATTCTCTATGCTATTGCCAAGGGCGTTCGCAAAGGCTATCTGCCAGAGCAATATCGTCAAGAGGCAGAAATCATCCGTAAGGGTATTATCGATGAATTTATCACGATCACTGAAGAAGGACTCGTGAATCTGAACAAAACGGTGCAAGTAAGCGGTTTGGGTGGTAAAGATCGTCGGGACGGTACCTTCGCTTACTATATCAGTGAGCCGATTATAACCAACGACCCCAAAGGTATCGGAGCTTTCATTCAGGCGATGGGTGAAGCAGAACGCATCTAA